A genome region from Coffea arabica cultivar ET-39 chromosome 7e, Coffea Arabica ET-39 HiFi, whole genome shotgun sequence includes the following:
- the LOC113702509 gene encoding DNA (cytosine-5)-methyltransferase 1B, whose amino-acid sequence MGSAAVLDPAGLDDDGVKKNKTKSRLASKKRASVVEKKEKKRSSSTITEEPASRKMPKRAAACLDFKEKPLQMSKKSDIIEMKKDQTVEEEAVAIGLTAGQDDGRPCRRLVDYIFHNSDGTPQPFEMLEVDDVFISGLILPLDDCIDKEKAKGVRCEGFGRIEEWAISGYEDGSPVIWVSTDIADYDCLKPSGVYKKHYDQFFAKASACIEVYKKLSKSSGGNPDLSLDELLAGVVRAMSGMKCFSGVASIRDFIVSQGEFVHNQLIGLDETSKKTDQSFLELPVLAALRDECSKLANLAQVEAGSSGGSLRIGCEEKDGDHMNPQSGSSNCPLEEDEDLKLARLLHEEELWRSMKPKKSQGSSSLSGKYYIKINEDEIANDYPLPAYYNTSNQETDEYVVFDSGADTYYMDDLPRSMLHNWALYNSDSRMISLELLPMKPCAEIDVSIYGSGVMASDDGSGYQLDTDPNQSSSSSSGTSEIDGIPIFLSAIKEWMIEFGSSMIFISIRTDMAWYRLGKPLKQYAPWYQPILKTARLAISIITLLKEQTRVARLSFSDVIKRVSEYEKDHPAYISSKVDDVERYVVVHGQIILQQFSEFPDEKIKKCAFVVGLTQKMEERHHTKWLVKKKKVVQRNESNLNPRAAMAPIISKRKAMQATTTRLINRIWGEYYSNYSPEELNDGVNSDVKEDEEVEENEEDNNLEEEKVFPMKTHTTFSSSRRTKFCSTMEIKWVGESVGKTSSAEALYKSAIVLEDEIAVGSVILVEGDESDEDSDMYFVEYMYEKLDGSKMFHGRMMKRGSQTMLGNAATERELFLTNDCSDFKLEDTKQIVKLEIRKRSWGHQHRKENAIADKTDRTRAEERKKKGLPPEYYCKSLYCPEKGAFFSVPINEMGLGSGVCHSCELKKTDSEKAIFEIDTSKTSFVYLGTEYSVYDYVYVEPHQFAARKSESETYKGGRNVGLKAYVVCQLLEILTSNASRKAELDSTQLKLRRFFRPEDISEEKAYCSDVREIYYSQETHTLPVETIEGKCEVRKKQDLPSEEVPAIFDHVFFCEHLYDPSKGSLKQMPSHIKLRYSPRNYSDDDACRKKKGKCKEGEYDVGVERVKRTSQENYLATLDIFAGCGGLSEGLQQSGVSITKWAIEYEEAAGDAFKLNHPESLVFINNCNVILRAVMQKCGDADDCISTPEAGELAMKLDEKEVENLALPGQVDFINGGPPCQGFSGMNRFNHSTWSKVQCEMILAFLSFADYYRPKYFLLENVRNFVSFNQGQTFRLTVASLLEMGYQVRFGILEAGAYGVPQSRKRAFIWAASPEEVLPDWPEPMHVFAAPELKIALSANSQYAAVRSTANGAAFRSITVRDTIGDLPPVVNGASKTNMEYKGDPVSWFQQRIRGDSVVLSDHISKEMNELNLIRCQRIPRRPGADWRDLPDEKVKLSTGQVVDLIPWCLPNTAKRHNQWKGLFGRLDWEGNFPTSVTDPQPMGKVGMCFHPEQDRIVTVRECARSQGFSDSYKFAGNILHKHRQIGNAVPPPLAYALGRKLREAIISKRSA is encoded by the exons ATGGGTTCCGCAGCGGTCTTGGATCCAGCTGGCCTTGATGACGATG GTGTCAAAAAGAACAAAACCAAATCACGTCTTGCATCAAAGAAAAGGGCTTCTGTggttgaaaaaaaggaaaagaagagatcTAGTTCCACTATTACTGAGGAACCTGCTTCACGAAAAATGCCAAAGCGAGCTGCTGCTTGTTTGGATTTCAAAGAGAAGCCTCTTCAGATGTCTAAAAAGTCAGATATCATTGAAATGAAAAAGGACCAAACTGTAGAGGAAGAAGCTGTAGCCATTGGGTTGACTGCTGGACAAGATGATGGTCGCCCTTGCAGAAGACTTGTAGATTACATTTTCCATAATTCAGATGGGACTCCACAACCGTTCGAAATGTTGGAAGTTGATGATGTTTTCATATCTGGTCTTATCTTACCTCTTGACGATTGTATTGACAAAGAAAAAGCTAAAGGAGTCAGATGTGAAGGCTTTGGGCGCATTGAAGAATGGGCAATCTCTGGTTATGAAGATGGATCCCCAGTTATATGGGTGTCTACTGATATTGCTGATTATGACTGTCTTAAGCCTTCAGGTGTCTACAAGAAGCACTATGATCAGTTCTTTGCCAAGGCAAGTGCCTGTATTGAGGTCTataaaaaattgtcaaaatctTCCGGAGGAAATCCTGACTTGAGTCTTGATGAGTTGCTTGCGGGGGTTGTACGTGCAATGAGTGGAATGAAGTGCTTCTCTGGTGTAGCTTCTATCAGGGATTTTATAGTTTCTCAAGGGGAGTTCGTTCACAATCAACTTATAGGTTTGGATGAGACATCCAAGAAGACTGATCAATCATTTCTTGAGCTGCCTGTTCTTGCTGCTCTCAGAGATGAATGCAGCAAGCTAGCAAATCTTGCACAAGTGGAAGCTGGATCCTCAGGTGGAAGTTTAAGAATAGGCTGCGAAGAAAAAGATGGAGATCACATGAATCCCCAATCTGGCTCATCAAATTGCCCTTTAGAAGAGGATGAAGATCTGAAGTTGGCAAGACTTTTACATGAAGAAGAACTCTGGCGCTCAATGAAGCCAAAAAAAAGTCAAGGTTCATCCTCCCTTTCAGGCAAATATTACATCAAGATCAATGAGGATGAGATCGCTAACGATTATCCTTTGCCAGCATATTACAACACTTCTAATCAGGAAACAGATGAATATGTAGTATTTGACAGTGGAGCTGATACATACTACATGGATGATTTGCCGAGAAGTATGCTCCACAACTGGGCATTGTACAATTCAGACTCTAGAATGATATCGTTGGAGCTACTTCCAATGAAACCATGTGCTGAAATTGATGTGTCAATATACGGGTCAGGGGTGATGGCCTCTGATGATGGATCTGGATATCAATTGGATACTGATCCTAATCAATCCTCCTCAAGCAGTTCTGGGACTTCTGAAATTGATGGAATTCCGATATTTTTGAGTGCAATAAAAGAATGGATGATTGAGTTTGGATCCTCAATGATCTTCATATCAATACGAACTGATATGGCTTG GTACAGACTTGGGAAACCGTTGAAGCAATATGCTCCTTGGTATCAACCCATCCTCAAAACAGCAAGGCTAGCTATCAGTATAATTACTTTGTTGAAGGAACAGACCCGTGTTGCACGGCTTTCTTTTTCAGATGTCATCAAGAGAGTGTCAGAATATGAGAAAGATCATCCTGCCTATATATCTTCTAAAGTGGATGATGTGGAAAGATATGTGGTTGTACATGGTCAGATTATTCTGCAACAGTTCTCTGAATTTCCAGAtgagaagataaaaaaatgTGCTTTTGTTGTTGGTCTTACTCAGAAAATGGAAGAGAGGCACCATACTAAGTGGTTAgttaagaagaagaaagttgtgCAGAGGAATGAATCAAATTTGAATCCCAGAGCAGCAATGGCACCTATAATTTCCAAGCGGAAGGCTATGCAGGCAACAACAACCAGGCTGATCAACCGAATCTGGGGGGAATACTATTCAAATTATTCACCAGAGGAGTTGAATGATGGTGTCAATTCTGACGTGAAGGAGGATGAAGAagtagaagaaaatgaagaggacAATAATCTAGAGGAGGAAAAAGTTTTCCCCATGAAAACCCACACCACTTTCTCATCATCACGACGAACTAAGTTCTGCTCAACGATGGAGATAAAATGGGTTGGAGAATCTGTGGGTAAAACATCTTCTGCTGAGGCCTTGTACAAATCGGCCATTGTTCTAGAAGATGAGATTGCAGTTGGTAGCGTCATTCTTGTAGAGGGTGATGAATCagatgaagattctgatatgtATTTTGTAGAATATATGTATGAAAAGTTGGATGGAAGCAAAATGTTCCATGGACGGATGATGAAAAGAGGATCTCAAACCATGCTAGGAAATGCAGCTACTGAAAGAGAATTGTTTTTGACAAATGATTGTAGTGATTTCAAACTGGAAGATACCAAACAAATAGTGAAATTGGAAATAAGAAAAAGGTCTTGGGGACATCAGCACAGGAAAGAGAATGCAATTGCTGATAAAACAGATAGAACAAGAGcggaggaaagaaaaaagaagggtcTACCACCCGAGTATTATTGCAAAAGCTTGTACTGTCCGGAGAAAGGTGCTTTCTTTAGTGTACCTATTAATGAAATGGGTCTTGGGTCTGGTGTCTGTCACTCTTGCGAATTAAAGAAAACTGATTCCGAGAAGGCAATTTTTGAGATAGACACATCTAAGACCAGTTTTGTCTACCTAGGGACTGAATATTCTGTTTACGACTATGTTTATGTGGAACCCCATCAATTTGCAGCAAGAAAGTCTGAAAGTGAAACCTATAAAGGTGGGAGAAATGTAGGATTGAAGGCTTATGTTGTATGTCAACTGCTTGAGATATTGACAAGCAATGCAAGTAGAAAAGCTGAATTGGATTCTACCCAGTTGAAACTCAGGAGATTTTTCAGACCTGAAGACATATCTGAGGAGAAAGCATACTGCTCTGATGTTCGAGAG ATCTATTATAGCCAGGAAACCCATACTCTACCTGTTGAGACAATTGAAGGGAAATGTGAAGTTAGAAAGAAGCAAGATCTTCCATCTGAAGAAGTCCCTGCTATCTTTGATCATGTTTTCTTCTGTGAACATCTCTATGATCCTTCCAAAGGATCTCTCAAGCAG ATGCCTTCTCATATCAAATTGAGATATAGTCCGAGGAATTATAGTGATGATGATGCTTGTAGGAAGAAAAAGGGGAAGTGCAAAGAAGGGGAATACGATGTTGGAGTTGAAAGAGTAAAACGAACTTCTCAAGAAAACTACTTAGCAACTCTAGATATTTTTGCTGGATGTGGTGGCTTGTCTGAGGGACTGCAGCAATCAG GTGTTTCAATCACTAAGTGGGCAATTGAGTATGAAGAAGCTGCTGGAGATGCATTTAAGCTTAACCATCCAGAGTCTTTAGTGTTCATCAACAACTGCAATGTGATACTAAG GGCTGTTATGCAGAAATGTGGGGATGCAGATGACTGCATATCAACTCCAGAGGCTGGTGAGTTAGCTATGAAATTGGATGAAAAGGAAGTAGAGAATTTGGCACTGCCTGGACAAGTGGATTTCATCAATGGCGGGCCTCCTTGTCAG GGCTTTTCTGGAATGAATCGGTTTAATCATAGCACCTGGAGTAAAGTCCAGTGTGAGATGATTCTAgcatttttatcatttgctgaCTACTATAGACCAAAGTATTTTCTCCTGGAGAATGTGAGAAATTTTGTGTCTTTCAACCAAGGCCAGACTTTTCGTTTGACTGTAGCTTCACTTCTTGAAATGGGTTATCAG GTGAGGTTTGGTATCCTTGAAGCTGGGGCATATGGGGTGCCACAGTCTAGGAAGCGAGCATTTATATGGGCAGCATCCCCAGAGGAGGTCCTTCCAGACTGGCCAGAGCCAATGCATGTATTTGCTGCACCAGAATTGAAAATCGCATTATCAGCAAATTCGCAATACGCAGCTGTGAGGAGCACTGCAAATGGAGCTGCTTTCCGTTCGATAACTGTCAGAGATACTATTGGTGATCTTCCTCCTGTTGTGAATGGGGCATCCAAAACAAATATGGAG TATAAAGGTGACCCTGTGTCATGGTTCCAGCAAAGAATTCGCGGGGATTCAGTGGTTTTGTCTGATCACATATCGAAAGAAATGAATGAACTTAACCTTATCAGGTGTCAGAGAATTCCCAGGCGTCCAGGTGCTGATTGGCGAGACCTTCCAGATGAAAAG GTCAAATTATCTACTGGGCAAGTGGTCGATTTGATACCATGGTGCTTGCCAAATACAGCTAAAAGGCACAATCAGTGGAAGGGCTTATTTGGGAGGTTGGACTGGGAGGGCAACTTTCCGACTTCTGTAACAGATCCACAACCTATGGGTAAAGTTGGAATGTGCTTCCACCCTGAGCAAGACAGAATTGTTACTGTTCGTGAATGTGCTCGTTCTCAA GGCTTTTCAGACAGCTATAAGTTCGCTGGTAATATTCTACACAAACATAGGCAGATTGGTAATGCTGTTCCTCCTCCTTTAGCATATGCATTAGGAAGGAAACTTAGGGAAGCAATCATTAGCAAGCGATCTGCCTAA